Proteins encoded within one genomic window of Chitinophaga parva:
- a CDS encoding FecR family protein, translating into MDKTDLAILSRKYLDGTATAAERARLLAWYNAYDEQELTVYPQADAGETEAILEARLQHRILAATAPAPMRAVKGRRVAWVAAAAAIVLLISVGGTWYLRQPATRVASVVTTPYVPITAGTDKATLTLADGRVVALDSLHRGQQWQQGQSQITQAVNGKIVYAATLANNETVEYNTLKTPRGGQYNVVLADGTEVWLNAASSITYPAAFIGKERRVTITGEAYFEVAASASQPFIVETNGTEVLVLGTHFNINAYDDEQSINTTLTEGAVLVKNATIAQLLSPGQQARVAKGSGDIELERKADVNNVLAWKNGYFSFDNADIPAVMRQLARWYNIDVMYEGKLPEFTFTGEIGRSLTEEQLLNVLTKAGIHFKADGHRLIITQ; encoded by the coding sequence ATGGATAAGACAGACCTGGCCATATTATCACGCAAATACCTGGATGGCACTGCCACCGCGGCAGAGCGGGCTCGCCTGCTGGCCTGGTACAATGCCTATGATGAGCAGGAGCTGACCGTGTACCCGCAGGCAGATGCCGGGGAAACAGAAGCAATTCTGGAAGCCCGCCTGCAGCACCGCATCCTGGCTGCTACTGCACCCGCCCCCATGCGTGCCGTAAAAGGCCGCCGTGTGGCCTGGGTGGCCGCTGCTGCCGCCATCGTCCTCCTTATCAGCGTAGGGGGCACCTGGTACCTGCGCCAGCCTGCCACCAGGGTAGCCTCCGTGGTAACAACACCGTACGTCCCCATTACGGCCGGTACGGATAAGGCCACGCTTACCCTGGCAGATGGCCGTGTAGTGGCGCTGGACAGCCTGCACCGCGGGCAGCAGTGGCAACAGGGCCAGAGCCAGATCACCCAGGCGGTGAACGGTAAGATCGTATATGCGGCTACGTTAGCTAACAATGAAACGGTGGAATATAATACGCTGAAAACCCCCAGGGGCGGGCAGTACAACGTGGTGCTGGCAGATGGTACGGAGGTATGGCTCAATGCAGCTTCCTCCATCACTTACCCTGCCGCGTTTATAGGGAAAGAGCGCCGGGTGACCATCACTGGCGAAGCCTACTTTGAAGTAGCCGCCAGCGCGTCCCAGCCTTTCATCGTGGAGACAAACGGTACGGAAGTACTGGTGCTGGGCACCCATTTTAATATCAACGCATACGATGATGAACAGAGCATCAATACCACGCTCACGGAAGGTGCGGTGCTGGTGAAGAACGCCACCATTGCACAGTTGCTGAGCCCCGGCCAGCAGGCGCGCGTGGCAAAAGGTTCCGGTGATATTGAACTGGAGCGTAAAGCAGATGTGAACAATGTACTGGCCTGGAAGAACGGGTATTTTTCTTTTGACAACGCGGATATACCGGCCGTAATGCGCCAACTGGCGCGCTGGTATAATATAGATGTAATGTATGAAGGGAAGCTGCCGGAGTTTACATTCACCGGGGAGATAGGCAGGAGCCTTACCGAAGAACAGCTGCTCAATGTACTGACAAAAGCCGGTATTCACTTTAAAGCCGATGGTCACCGGTTGATCATCACACAGTAA
- a CDS encoding TonB-dependent receptor gives MRLTAFFLTALALHVCAKGTSQNISITFRNTPLQQVFQQIKQQTGYVFFYKNQDLTDAKPVNAELHATPLKEALVKVLEGSPLNFDIQGNTIVVSRKPVSILDNHTTAFTLPGDEISGKVVDNKGTPLPGVSVRVKGHTGAAITDAEGHFQLHNVDARATLIVSSIGFESQSVPLAGKVTVEITLRAKVDDLNQYVVVGYGSTKRKDLTGSVASVNPEEVKNVPYASIDQALAGKAAGVQVVQADGSPGGVAKIRIRGGTSLMGGNDPLYIIDGVQVTIQNRYIQNQAEIVNPIERYGNDDPNSAVSGSFSRGLNSLAGLNISDIESIDILKDASATAIYGSKAANGVVIITTKKGKLNQKPVLEANYYAGVSSPVHQKLLGREDYISLLKEAAKNLNEARAAQGLGTSSKADNVLNTPDFLGTANTDWLKLVLRNALSQNADISVRGGGSGSRYYTSLSYTGQKGAVEGTDFSRISGKINLDNEISSKLRIITNLDYGFTKNSITNGVYAAALSAPPTLPAFNPDGSVHQFLASSIGGYDYEGVQNPMALLGGINEGKTASLLGSLSLEYDILKDLKFRSTASVNYNNYHQRNYVPSTAVIASPNGVDDSNGGVGGQAQTEDINSFYENTLTWDKQFSRDHRLNLLVGTSWQKYRYNSFSAQGQGFPDDKFLNNLSSAALTLPSTGISGQNTLLSFYARANYAFKERYLLTFTGRSDASSKFPSKNRVGYFPSGGVAWRMKEEHFMKGVRWINELKLRASAGYTGTQNFGDNLYYTLYTPGSYGRTNALVPTQLGNENIKWENTLQKDLGLDFEMFGSRLRGAIGYYTKNTTGLLLPRSLAPSSSYSNVIANVATINNKGLEIDLRADFIRNRNFQWTGAMNISGNRSKVLDISKDFSDPANPDAFYFGNTVVRKGKPLGMFWGQQFQGIIKDEKTLNDYKSRYTYYQYFEPYMGIGDPMYKLDSTGFAAQGVIGNSEAKFYGGFANTFTYKNFSLIALLTYSYGGQILYLQDVTDMYFTDYTNKGVRIKGRWTPENPGSDRPRLLLGENGYTYTASNNIYSGSYIKLKSVTLTYELPAKVASGLHLRTASAYVSATNLFTITKYPGPDPEVSNNPYSAIDGSSDVSTFPTVKQYNLGIRVGF, from the coding sequence ATGAGACTGACCGCATTTTTCCTGACTGCACTGGCCTTGCACGTATGTGCCAAGGGTACTTCCCAGAACATCAGCATCACTTTCCGGAATACACCGCTGCAACAGGTATTCCAGCAGATCAAACAACAAACGGGGTATGTCTTCTTCTACAAGAACCAGGACCTTACGGATGCCAAACCGGTGAACGCCGAGTTGCACGCCACACCACTCAAAGAAGCCCTGGTAAAGGTACTGGAAGGCTCCCCGCTGAACTTTGACATCCAGGGCAATACCATCGTGGTATCGCGCAAACCGGTGTCTATTCTTGACAACCATACTACTGCCTTTACCCTGCCGGGCGATGAGATCAGTGGTAAGGTGGTGGACAATAAAGGCACGCCATTACCGGGTGTGTCCGTGCGTGTGAAAGGCCATACCGGGGCCGCCATTACGGATGCAGAAGGGCACTTCCAGCTGCACAACGTGGATGCCCGCGCTACGCTGATCGTGAGCAGCATTGGCTTTGAATCACAGAGCGTACCCCTGGCCGGTAAAGTGACGGTAGAGATCACCCTGAGGGCCAAGGTGGACGACCTGAACCAATATGTAGTAGTAGGTTATGGCAGTACTAAAAGAAAAGACCTCACCGGTTCTGTAGCATCGGTGAATCCTGAAGAAGTGAAGAATGTGCCTTATGCCAGCATAGACCAGGCCCTGGCTGGCAAGGCCGCCGGCGTGCAGGTGGTGCAGGCAGACGGCTCACCCGGCGGGGTGGCCAAGATCCGCATCCGTGGCGGTACTTCCCTCATGGGCGGCAATGACCCGCTGTATATCATTGACGGGGTGCAGGTAACCATCCAGAACCGGTACATCCAGAACCAGGCGGAGATCGTGAACCCCATTGAACGTTATGGGAACGATGACCCTAATTCTGCCGTGAGCGGTTCCTTCTCCCGCGGCCTCAATAGCCTGGCGGGTTTGAACATCAGTGATATTGAAAGCATCGACATCCTCAAAGACGCATCTGCCACCGCTATCTATGGCTCCAAGGCGGCCAACGGGGTGGTGATCATCACTACCAAAAAAGGGAAGCTGAACCAGAAGCCGGTGCTTGAAGCCAATTATTATGCAGGCGTGTCGAGCCCCGTCCACCAAAAGCTACTGGGCCGGGAAGATTACATCTCCCTGCTGAAAGAAGCGGCCAAGAACCTGAACGAAGCCCGCGCCGCGCAGGGCCTTGGAACCAGTTCCAAAGCGGACAACGTATTGAACACCCCGGATTTCCTGGGTACCGCCAATACGGATTGGTTAAAGCTGGTGCTGCGCAATGCGCTTTCCCAGAATGCAGATATCTCCGTGCGCGGCGGTGGCAGCGGCTCCCGTTATTACACGTCCCTCTCTTACACGGGCCAGAAGGGCGCCGTGGAGGGAACTGATTTCAGCCGCATTTCCGGTAAGATCAACCTGGATAACGAGATCAGTTCTAAGTTGCGTATCATCACCAACCTGGATTACGGCTTCACCAAGAACAGTATCACCAACGGCGTGTATGCGGCGGCGTTATCCGCACCACCCACGTTGCCGGCTTTCAATCCTGATGGCAGTGTGCACCAGTTCCTGGCTTCCAGCATTGGTGGCTATGACTATGAAGGGGTGCAGAACCCCATGGCCCTGCTGGGTGGGATCAATGAAGGTAAAACCGCGTCCCTGCTGGGTTCCCTGTCATTGGAATATGACATCCTGAAAGACCTGAAATTCCGCAGCACGGCCTCCGTGAATTATAACAACTACCACCAGCGCAATTATGTACCCAGCACCGCGGTGATTGCATCGCCCAACGGGGTGGACGACTCTAATGGTGGCGTGGGGGGCCAGGCACAAACGGAAGATATCAATTCTTTCTACGAAAATACATTGACCTGGGATAAGCAATTCAGCCGTGATCACCGCCTGAACTTACTGGTGGGTACTTCCTGGCAGAAATACCGTTACAACTCTTTTTCCGCGCAGGGACAGGGTTTCCCCGATGACAAGTTCCTGAACAACCTCTCCTCCGCCGCACTCACGCTGCCATCTACCGGTATTTCCGGCCAGAACACCTTGCTGAGTTTTTATGCCCGCGCCAACTATGCGTTTAAAGAAAGATACCTGCTCACTTTTACCGGTCGTTCTGATGCTTCTTCCAAGTTCCCGTCAAAGAACCGCGTGGGTTATTTCCCCTCCGGCGGTGTGGCCTGGCGCATGAAGGAAGAGCATTTCATGAAGGGCGTGCGCTGGATCAATGAGCTGAAACTACGCGCCAGTGCGGGTTACACCGGTACACAGAACTTTGGGGATAACCTGTATTACACGCTATACACACCGGGTTCTTACGGCCGGACGAACGCACTGGTGCCCACGCAACTGGGCAATGAGAATATCAAATGGGAAAATACCCTGCAAAAAGACCTGGGCCTTGATTTTGAAATGTTCGGCTCCCGCCTGAGAGGCGCCATCGGTTATTATACCAAAAATACCACCGGCCTGCTGCTGCCGCGTTCTTTGGCGCCCAGTTCGTCTTACAGCAATGTGATCGCAAACGTGGCCACCATTAATAACAAAGGCCTGGAAATAGACCTGCGTGCGGATTTCATCAGGAACCGGAACTTCCAGTGGACCGGCGCTATGAATATCTCCGGCAACCGGTCAAAGGTGCTGGATATCAGCAAGGATTTTTCCGATCCAGCTAACCCGGATGCCTTTTATTTTGGCAACACGGTAGTGCGCAAGGGAAAACCATTGGGTATGTTCTGGGGCCAGCAGTTCCAGGGCATCATCAAGGATGAAAAAACCCTGAATGATTACAAGTCGAGGTATACCTATTACCAGTACTTTGAGCCTTACATGGGCATTGGTGACCCGATGTATAAGCTGGACAGCACGGGCTTTGCAGCGCAGGGCGTGATCGGTAATTCCGAGGCCAAATTCTATGGTGGCTTTGCCAATACATTCACCTACAAGAACTTCAGCCTTATTGCATTGCTGACCTACTCTTATGGCGGGCAGATCCTTTACCTGCAGGATGTGACCGACATGTATTTTACCGACTACACGAATAAAGGCGTGCGGATCAAAGGTCGCTGGACACCGGAAAATCCCGGCAGCGACCGCCCCCGCCTGTTGCTGGGTGAGAATGGTTACACTTATACCGCCAGCAACAATATTTACAGCGGTTCTTACATCAAGCTGAAATCTGTTACGCTCACGTATGAGCTGCCGGCCAAAGTGGCCAGTGGCCTGCACCTGCGTACGGCTTCCGCTTATGTCTCTGCTACCAACCTCTTTACCATCACCAAGTATCCCGGCCCCGATCCGGAAGTGAGCAACAATCCTTACAGCGCCATTGATGGCAGTTCGGATGTGAGCACTTTCCCCACGGTGAAGCAGTATAACCTGGGCATCCGGGTAGGATTCTAA
- a CDS encoding RagB/SusD family nutrient uptake outer membrane protein has translation MKSTINIALGAAFLLMASCAKELGKLPENAKVDGNTILDQHTAQIALNGAYYRFANVQSDNNYTTWQQHEVAPSVYAGFMGYGYGADDAEDNLYSNSFFADPYWTEAYDVINAANGVIHGVTGLPDNKFTGTRKAEMIGEARFLRAYSNFKLLSYYGQWFDLGSKYGILLRSDFVTVNNISKARSSVQESYDSIFADVDDAIAHAPATNANYYANRYAAMALKMRILLSHGQAADFTMAITLADSIIAHGGYALEANIKDLFYLKGLASKEVILGIQPEANQELYYYNVSSQYWPGHSSLYVAKGALKNLLAGDPRASWMIGDTNRYANDTYYFLKYIAQGTTSTQVSETAYAFRLSEVYLLKAEAIVRSGGNLAEARAILQLIQSHAGVTDFTPINNATTAEAMRNQVFLEIQRSLVGEDGQDWMALARLPMSTIKQVRPTIKDPIQLVLPVPHTEFVYNPGFGEQNPGYQR, from the coding sequence ATGAAAAGTACTATCAATATTGCTTTGGGCGCGGCCTTTTTGCTGATGGCCTCCTGCGCAAAAGAGCTGGGCAAGCTACCGGAAAACGCCAAAGTGGATGGCAATACCATCCTGGACCAGCACACGGCCCAGATAGCGCTCAACGGGGCGTATTACCGCTTTGCCAACGTGCAGAGTGATAACAACTATACCACCTGGCAGCAACACGAAGTGGCACCATCCGTGTATGCAGGCTTTATGGGCTACGGCTATGGGGCTGATGATGCGGAAGATAACCTGTACAGTAATTCTTTTTTTGCAGACCCTTACTGGACGGAGGCCTACGATGTGATCAATGCTGCCAACGGCGTGATCCATGGCGTAACGGGCCTGCCAGACAATAAATTTACCGGTACCCGCAAAGCCGAGATGATAGGGGAAGCCAGGTTTCTCCGGGCTTACAGCAATTTTAAATTACTGAGCTATTATGGCCAGTGGTTTGACCTGGGCAGCAAGTATGGCATTTTATTGCGCAGTGATTTTGTAACGGTAAATAATATTTCCAAGGCGCGCAGCAGTGTACAGGAATCGTACGACAGCATTTTTGCGGATGTGGATGACGCGATTGCCCACGCACCGGCCACGAACGCCAATTACTATGCAAACCGCTATGCCGCCATGGCGCTGAAGATGCGCATATTGCTCAGTCATGGGCAGGCGGCAGATTTTACTATGGCCATCACGCTGGCGGATAGTATCATTGCGCATGGTGGCTATGCGCTGGAAGCAAACATAAAGGATCTCTTTTACCTGAAAGGACTTGCCAGCAAGGAAGTGATCCTGGGCATACAGCCGGAAGCCAATCAGGAACTATATTACTACAATGTAAGCAGCCAGTACTGGCCGGGCCACTCCTCGCTTTACGTAGCTAAAGGGGCGCTGAAAAACCTGCTGGCCGGCGATCCGCGCGCCAGCTGGATGATAGGTGATACCAACCGTTACGCAAATGATACCTATTATTTCCTGAAGTACATCGCGCAGGGTACCACCTCCACCCAGGTCTCTGAAACGGCCTATGCCTTCCGCTTATCAGAAGTGTACCTGCTGAAAGCGGAAGCGATTGTGCGCAGCGGCGGCAACCTGGCCGAGGCCCGTGCCATCCTGCAATTGATACAATCACACGCCGGCGTAACGGATTTTACCCCCATCAACAACGCCACCACCGCGGAGGCAATGCGTAACCAGGTGTTCCTGGAAATACAACGCAGCCTGGTAGGCGAAGACGGGCAGGACTGGATGGCGCTGGCCCGCCTGCCCATGTCCACCATTAAGCAGGTACGGCCTACCATCAAAGATCCTATCCAGCTGGTACTGCCGGTACCGCATACGGAATTTGTGTACAACCCTGGCTTTGGCGAACAAAACCCGGGTTATCAACGATAA
- a CDS encoding TlpA disulfide reductase family protein: MKRLLLLAGCLSAASAFAQKGAPRASIDATITGLKDSVVYIIIPKGDDAQKDSVTVTAGHFSWKGNVPEPQKIYIMMAQRYNELFMENAHVTIHGKADSLEALQIKGSKAQAEYDAYKASVADITKQQYALYDKYESVKNDEAAKAAWEKQLNALSEQKQARTAKYIAAHPNSVVSLDLVAEAATMGEYAKINAMYQQLSPAMKQTHTGTALAERLEILRKSAVGQHFMDFTQNDVNGKPVKLSDFKGKYVLLDFWASWCGPCRAENPNVLKNYNQFKDKNFTVVGVSLDESDAKWKEAIAHDNMPWMELSDLKGWKNEVAAQYGIRAIPSNFLIDPNGIIIARDLRGAALEEKLAAVLQ; this comes from the coding sequence ATGAAACGTTTGCTTCTCCTTGCCGGTTGTCTCAGCGCAGCCAGTGCATTTGCCCAGAAGGGGGCGCCCAGGGCCAGTATTGATGCCACCATCACCGGCCTTAAAGACAGCGTAGTGTACATCATCATCCCCAAAGGCGATGACGCGCAGAAAGACAGCGTAACAGTGACAGCCGGCCACTTTTCCTGGAAAGGCAATGTACCCGAGCCACAGAAGATCTACATCATGATGGCACAGCGCTATAACGAACTGTTCATGGAAAATGCGCATGTGACCATCCATGGTAAAGCAGATTCGCTGGAAGCTTTGCAAATCAAAGGCTCCAAAGCACAGGCGGAATATGATGCCTACAAAGCATCAGTAGCAGACATCACCAAACAACAATACGCACTATACGATAAATATGAATCTGTAAAGAACGATGAAGCTGCGAAAGCTGCGTGGGAAAAGCAACTGAATGCACTCAGCGAACAAAAACAAGCCCGCACCGCCAAGTACATTGCCGCCCATCCCAACAGCGTGGTAAGCCTTGACCTGGTGGCAGAGGCCGCGACTATGGGCGAGTATGCAAAGATAAATGCCATGTACCAGCAACTGAGCCCCGCCATGAAGCAAACCCACACCGGCACTGCACTGGCGGAAAGACTGGAGATCTTGCGCAAAAGCGCCGTGGGACAACATTTCATGGACTTTACCCAGAACGATGTAAATGGCAAGCCGGTGAAGCTGTCTGACTTTAAAGGCAAGTATGTATTGCTCGACTTCTGGGCCAGCTGGTGTGGTCCCTGCCGCGCGGAAAATCCGAATGTGCTGAAAAACTACAACCAGTTCAAGGATAAGAATTTCACCGTGGTAGGCGTGTCGCTGGATGAAAGCGATGCCAAATGGAAAGAAGCCATTGCCCATGACAACATGCCCTGGATGGAACTGTCTGACCTGAAAGGCTGGAAGAATGAAGTGGCGGCGCAATACGGCATCCGCGCCATTCCCAGCAATTTCCTCATTGATCCCAACGGTATTATCATCGCCAGGGACCTGAGAGGGGCCGCACTGGAAGAAAAATTAGCTGCTGTACTTCAATGA